The sequence aatccttCAAAACTACgcaaagatatggccatttccgtaaaaaacaACTCCGGGAACATGATAAAATGATAacatcggaataatgcaaatatgagtatctatcttcatggctttgcgagacgatgattacagaaacatttccagaatgatagtgtccactgccgtCCTTATAGTAtgttccaagggccttccaggaggggccggttctGGCACCGTCTGGAACTAAGCATatatcttcttattggcattacatccccacactgggacagagccgcctcgcagcttagtgttcattaagcacttccacagttattaactgcgaggtttctaagccaggttaccatttttgcatttgtatatcatgaggctaacacgatgatacttgtatgcccagggaagtcaagacaatttccaatccgaaaattgcctagaccggcaccgggaatcgaacccagccaccctcagcatggtcttgctttgtagccgcgcgtcttaccgcacctCTTAGGAAGGCCCCTACTAAGcatatatgggtatcaaaattcatgttttcccaagacgatgaatataggatctttattaaagatacattatgatgactgtaagactctctggccaatttgtgacaggttccgggtgttctgcaaaagtgacatttgttcagggtgtatggccaatcccgtaccgtttttacgaaaatggccatatctttgcgtataccaaacggattttcgatctgcagccagcattggtcagcatattagttctagtttccagggagagtataaaacatgatggcagtaaacgtcagataaaacgacaagcagaagaaaaaatgcattttcaacATAGATTCGGAAAACCcgaaacatctccggtggccaatggccaatctgaggtttggcatggggacagtatactagaagagtttccgcgtccgaaggTTCTGGtttcatcgaaatcggatcattctacgcaaaattATGCTGATTttaacttcgacaaaattttgcctatctcaacctttttatcTAACCTCTGTACATAATTGCACGGTTTCTTATTTCTGTTATTTTGAATGTAGTTGTGACCCAAGTAACACAAACTTCCTTTgaaagtacgtttttcgcttaatcagctcagTCAagcttttggttacttggggagATTTAATTTAGTAAACAACGCCATTGGTGCATTTTCACACTTCATAACTAGTTTAGTTTTTTGCCCCTATAGTCAGTGGTCTACCTGAACAGCCTAAAAACCAATGAGAGAAGAATTTGATTATCATTGGCTTTTAGTTCAAGTTACCGAGTATACTATTTATTACAATATGCTGTTCAAAATTACAGATACAAGATCTCGACAAAGTAAGCAGCTGTATCTGTGAAGGATGCTACAATTTCATCAATAAGCTGGACGATTTTGAAGTACGCTGTTTCCAAACGAGCAAGATGTTGTTTGAACTTTGTGTAGCTAGCACAACTTGTGACAATTTGTTAGAAAGCTTTATCCAGGATTCACGTTCTCGATTTTTAAGTCAGCCTTTTGTAGCCAGTAAAGATGATAATGTATGCCTCAATTTGAATACAGACCGAGCTAAGCAACAAGAAACCACCATGACGAGAATTAGTAGCGATGTTCAACATGAGTCCCTTGAACCTGAAACGATTGAGGATTTACAAGAAGACCTTGAAACCACATTCGAAATTGATGATAGTCGAGTGATGCAAGCAGAGCATACAATGGAACCAACAAGCAAGCCAGAGGGGGACAATTTAGTTATATTTGACGAAATGTCGTCATCCAAACGAGAAGGTATTTATATTATTCCAAAGCTTACTAGGTTTTGTACACATTTTTAATTGTTATACTATTCTAGAACAAACAACAAGGGAAACGATAACATTATCCAATGAAACAAGTAAAAAGGGATACAAACCAACTTTGAATGACGTTCCTCAAAGTGATTTATACGATGATCAGGATGTGGATTACAATGCCTTGAACGAATTGGAGTCTGAGAGTGAAACAGAGGCAGAAGAAACTTGTGAAACAGGTCGAAATAATTCAGCAAAAAACAATGAGACAATGCCAACGTCCGGACGAGAAGTTGAAATGCCTTCGCTTGCTAATCTTCCAAGTGATCAAAAGTTGGATTACTCTTGTGGATATTGTGATAAGAAGTGAGTATTGAATACTGGCCGTTATTATGGGTTCCACTTCACCgggaaaaggaaaaaatgtgATGTGGAATGATCGAAATCCTATAAcggtaataatttttttttcggtatttCGCTTCGCTTTTCCTCTTTATGTAAACATAGTTATATGAAGTAGGTCATGATAGTGATAAGGCCCGTCTTATAGAATGCTTCGGTGAGGACTGATCTCAAAACATGTATCTCGTTTATTTTAAGGTTTAGTGAACTACGACTTGTACAAGCACATTTCAAAGAGATCCATATCGGAGAGCGGCCATACAGCTGCAAGGATTGTAATCAATCTTACGCCACTGAACAATCGTTAGAAGAGCATAGAGCCACCCATCTAAATGAAGAGTTATATCAATGTTCTTATTGTCCGAGAAaagttaaatatttatttcgacTTAAGGTTTGTAACTCATTCTAGTTAAGCTATGAATTCAGATAATTTAGGATGTTATCCTTTTTAGCTCCATGAAAGCGTCCATAAAGAAGCATTACACATTTGTCCTCACTGTGGTGTGCAGCTGAAAACAAAGCGAACGCTGAGATCGCATATGCTTACGCACTCGGTTGACAAAATGTTCAAGTGCCCGCACTGTGACTGTGAGTACAAGCGATCAGTATCACTGAGAACCCATATTGTCAAACACCCGGGAGTGAAGCTCTTCAAGTGTAcgttttgcgaaaaagaatttgTTTTCACCTTCCAGCGTAGAgctcatgaaaaaatattgcacCCCAAGGAATTCGCGTTATTAGAGGCATCAAAAGGTGAATCAGGATGATCAAATATTTCTCATGTTGAGAATAATATACTAAACTAATAAAATAAGGTCACTTTCAAATTATTAAGGAATAACGAATCTGGTATGTTTTGTCCAATTTTTGGGAAGTAATATTTATcggaaaaaacaaacaaaacatggGGTTGAGTAAAACAAAACATGCCAGATACGTCATTTATCTAATGTGTTTGTGTATCTTAATTGTATCTTAAGTGTATCTCAATTCGAAAAAAACGCCTTCTAAAGCGGTATTTGGGCTGGCATctctatctcacacaataggtttgttttgcagccaacattacgcggccgtatcccactgacagttctgtatcctactGAGTCTCAGCTAATGAGAGGCTCAAGGTGGGTGATTTTTATACATGAAATGTGTTTTTTAAATCTCCGTGTTGGTAATGGCGGCCAAGTGAGTTCTaatgagtgcctttttgacattcagcTTCAAGAGATAGAAAATATTTACTTATTTCGGTCAAAGCAGTCAAATATTTAGTCACTCATAAGTTTCCGTAAAACAAACATAAATGACAAACAGCCTCTGTGTCATCTGTGCTTACAATCAGGGCTGTCagatgattttttcgtaaatctgTATTGGCATGTgtaaaaaatctgtattgtctgtatttgggggaaaatagattttttaaataaattatgtaAAATAGCGATTCTGGTGATTGTACTTAGATAACATTTTCATAGAGTTCTTTAAAACCAAGTATACAAAATAGAATATCCCAGAAATCCATTGGAATCTTTTAAAGGGGCTCCTTGCAATCATGTAGAAGCATCAAATCACTTACATTTTCTCGGTTGTTATAATTCATATTAAAAGCTAAATCTTTTCCGAAACTCATGTCGTCTTTTGAATTCCACATCTCAATTATCATTCGACCTCAGCAAAAATTTTATCATGATTCAAAGATGATTCTACAAGTAAtgtttttttgatatttttgctAGCTCTTCAAAATTCTACCGAAATTAGGAAACAATGATTTTTGTCAATGCCTAAATAACGATTATCAAATTCGATTACGCAACATTTGCTATATTTTGCCATTTATGCGTGCCGAATCAATTGATACTCATGAGACAGGTAGGAATAAATTTCTTATGTATTCCATACACATGTACATATGTTTTGAACCTTTCTATTTACTTCAAGCAATTGCGTAAAATTATGAAAGAAgaatatatcacaatggcaatacaattttccaGTGTGACTGTGAAACATCTTAGTTTGATTAATAATTCTATAATTATTTACACGGTAATATTGGAATACTCATTTTAGGAGtacttttttgtcttatttgagaATATGGCCAATACGTCAAAAAATGCTTACTTTCAAACCATTGGTGAGGAGTATTTTTCACTCCTTTTAGAGTATGTaaaagaaattgaaaatgagtaaaaagtagtattttaaagaaaagaaaatttcataacCAAACATTAAGCAAGAAAGTTTACTGCTTGTGACAGTGgttgtgaaaaaatgaaaagctaATTAGAAATCCACTAGTAATCCACAACGCAGGAAAAACTATTTTGTTCATTGGTAAGCTTATATTATTGATTTGTTTCATGTTCTCTAActaaatatatatattatatattatctATAGGAACTATGATGATTCTAGAGCCTCTGTTCTAGAGTGTTTTGCGTGACGATCATAAGCTTGTCAGGATATGATCAACTAGTCGATTTGGTGATCTGATGGAAATGCAGGTCAAACTCGGTCTGGGCCATTGCTCTCGAAATTGCCAAAAAGGTGAGTTGAAATTTGATGAATTCGTCTAGGAATGAAATGTTAAAATGATATTTCTTTTTGCAGCTTGATGTCGGCCCCTCGCGCCTGAGTCGAATCCTTCTACCAGATCATCCAACTATCTCAAACCGAATACAAAAAGCAGTTCCGGTCGGAGATCGAGGCATCCAAGGAACGCAACGAGAAGTGAGCATAAGGAAAGAAGCACAAAAAACTAGGAGGAACATAAAGCCCGTTTGGATCCGAGAAGTTTGGATCCAGTGGAGGACCTCGAATCTCTTCCCGATGTATTGCAAGTGTTTCGAAACTCGCGATATTGGAATGCTGCAGGAAGTGATGAGTATTCTGCTCGAGGAGGAAGCTATCACTTGACACGTTGTGTAGATTCCGGTATGTGCGTTCCGGTTGACGATAGGAGTATGTTAGACACAGTCGTACTACAATTGTTTCATATGAATCATTTTTTATCGAATAAATATGCATTAATACCCTCgcttttttattattatctgaaaatgaagaaatcattcaattttttaaaaaagaaTAATTTATAATAAGGGGTAAAAAGTATGCATTTAACCTTTGTTATTTGGAGTAAAAAAGATGTATTTTAACTTTGAGAAAAAGAGTAAATAGTATGCTTCGTTTGACGTATAGGCAATATAGTACTCATAAATGAGTAAACGAAATATACTCCTTTTATGCGTAGTTTCACTTTTCCAGGATTATGCGTACTTTATAGTCCTAGTATATTCCGATTACCGTGTATGCAACATACtgatgctacgtttagacaaggcaagtgaattgagcaatcgaacgcgaactgaacgtgtaaacaccttaattcaattcatttGAAGGAAAAGAAAGCTGAACATGTTCatcttttggcaagtcaattgaattcaactgagttgttcaattcacttggcCTGTCAAATCGTAGCTTGATAGATACCAAGCAGTCAATTCGATATACATGGACTGATATGGTGACAGAATGTAATCAAGAAACATCTAACTAGCTTTAAAGCTCACATATCCGAaacatataaaataaaatatatttagagctctaatgctacgttttgacagggcaagtgaattgaacaactcagttgaattcaattgacttgccaaaagttgaacatgttcaactttctttttgttcaagtgaattgaattaaggtgtttacacgttcagttcgcgttcgattcaagcgacttgctcaattcacttgcctcgtctaaacgtagcataagctCTAGAGGCTTTATACaagctaatttttttctactcaatagtgagtagttttgtattgccgtctttttttcccacagaaattttactcactttttatTAAAAGTGGAACCAATCAAAATTTGAGTGGttccacttttttttcaaaaagtgagtaaaatttctgcggaaaaaaAAGAGACAGCAATAAAAAACTACTCGCCGGTGAGTAAAATAAAAATCAGCGTGTATTGTCCGCTGTCAAAACCAGTAGGgaccaaaataattatttctcTGCATGGCTTTCACCTACCATTTAAAGATGGGATTTG comes from Armigeres subalbatus isolate Guangzhou_Male chromosome 2, GZ_Asu_2, whole genome shotgun sequence and encodes:
- the LOC134217082 gene encoding zinc finger protein 558-like, which translates into the protein MLSDWRTWCRLCAHEYASFELESLDELNEIMKRHFHFTIQDLDKVSSCICEGCYNFINKLDDFEVRCFQTSKMLFELCVASTTCDNLLESFIQDSRSRFLSQPFVASKDDNVCLNLNTDRAKQQETTMTRISSDVQHESLEPETIEDLQEDLETTFEIDDSRVMQAEHTMEPTSKPEGDNLVIFDEMSSSKREEQTTRETITLSNETSKKGYKPTLNDVPQSDLYDDQDVDYNALNELESESETEAEETCETGRNNSAKNNETMPTSGREVEMPSLANLPSDQKLDYSCGYCDKKFSELRLVQAHFKEIHIGERPYSCKDCNQSYATEQSLEEHRATHLNEELYQCSYCPRKVKYLFRLKLHESVHKEALHICPHCGVQLKTKRTLRSHMLTHSVDKMFKCPHCDCEYKRSVSLRTHIVKHPGVKLFKCTFCEKEFVFTFQRRAHEKILHPKEFALLEASKGESG